One Candidatus Paceibacterota bacterium genomic region harbors:
- a CDS encoding exostosin family protein, translating into MIKIYYDKTQQGVSLTHLLYPNFKIQHRAGKSLFSDGIFKQFTEPVVAITGRPEDADFILLPHNYGQIKDNQELFSHYVDLAKLQHKRLIIFAYGDIDYDIDIPEAIIFKNALYRFKKKRNEIKLPLFVEDLGARWGIDYQAKAHTKPSVGFCGWAEYASLRQRARAMLYHQFINVQKSLTHTPELETLKQGIYFRKKILHRLEQSTLIESKFIRRSAFFLHKNTITVAADAGRQEFVANIKQSNFSLAVRGDMNDSARLYEIMSLGRIPVLLDTETVLPFEGTLDYSKCLVRIPYPEIMDSPEIISKFYREQTSNSLIAMQKEARRVFEKQLRVDAYFISIFASPEQLLAELKEVV; encoded by the coding sequence ATGATAAAGATATACTACGATAAAACTCAACAAGGAGTATCGCTGACCCATCTGCTCTACCCGAACTTTAAGATCCAACACCGAGCGGGGAAGAGTCTTTTTAGTGATGGCATATTCAAGCAGTTTACCGAGCCGGTCGTAGCGATTACCGGCCGGCCCGAGGACGCTGATTTTATTTTGCTACCGCATAACTATGGGCAGATCAAGGATAATCAGGAACTCTTCTCCCATTATGTTGACTTGGCAAAACTTCAGCATAAGCGACTGATTATTTTCGCTTACGGCGACATCGACTACGATATTGATATTCCCGAAGCGATCATTTTCAAGAATGCCCTATATCGTTTCAAAAAGAAAAGGAACGAAATCAAGCTCCCGCTGTTTGTCGAAGATCTCGGTGCTCGGTGGGGGATCGATTATCAAGCCAAGGCGCATACAAAACCGTCGGTTGGATTTTGCGGTTGGGCAGAGTACGCCAGTCTGCGACAACGCGCGCGCGCGATGTTGTATCATCAATTCATCAACGTACAAAAGTCACTTACACATACTCCAGAGCTGGAAACCCTAAAACAGGGAATATACTTTCGTAAGAAAATACTGCACAGATTAGAGCAGTCAACACTCATAGAATCTAAGTTCATTCGACGCAGTGCGTTCTTTTTGCATAAGAATACGATTACCGTGGCGGCCGACGCCGGTCGTCAGGAGTTTGTGGCCAATATCAAGCAATCAAACTTTTCGCTCGCGGTACGAGGTGACATGAATGACTCAGCTCGTCTCTACGAAATCATGAGCCTTGGTCGTATACCGGTGTTACTCGATACCGAAACGGTGTTGCCCTTTGAAGGTACGCTCGACTACTCAAAATGTCTAGTACGAATTCCATACCCAGAGATCATGGATAGTCCAGAAATCATCTCAAAATTTTACCGTGAGCAAACGAGCAACTCTTTGATTGCCATGCAAAAGGAAGCGCGAAGAGTTTTCGAAAAACAGCTTCGCGTCGATGCATATTTTATCTCTATTTTCGCAAGCCCCGAGCAATTGCTGGCCGAACTGAAAGAAGTTGTCTAA
- a CDS encoding glycosyltransferase → MKICYFGIYDPEYARNQVLMMGLRENGVEVVECRVDPKKYSGFSKYWQLLHEGFQLKKRRMFDVVIVGFPGQSVYWIACLLWGKKAIIDMFLSLYDTNVLDRRLYTGWGMRGLRDWFYDWYSAHLVSCILLDTNEHITYITKAFGVSVKKFIRVPVSANPEIFRPLPMPPHTNFVVGFTGMFSPLHGAQYIIEAAKILREHADITFTLVGSGQDEKNIFKLIQKYKLESSVNCLPAVPQEQLPRIIAGFDICLGIFGASEKAARVIPNKFYQYAAMQKPIITANTPALQEYFVDNQHYLGCRAADGKDLAEKILKLYSDRGFSGTISKNVYEYYCKNLQPKSIVNELIASLSKHEI, encoded by the coding sequence ATGAAGATTTGTTATTTTGGAATCTATGACCCCGAATATGCCCGTAACCAGGTGTTAATGATGGGATTAAGAGAAAACGGGGTAGAGGTTGTCGAGTGCAGAGTTGATCCAAAAAAATACTCGGGATTTAGCAAATATTGGCAATTGTTACATGAAGGTTTTCAGCTGAAAAAACGCAGGATGTTCGATGTTGTTATCGTTGGGTTCCCTGGACAGAGCGTTTATTGGATAGCATGTCTTCTGTGGGGCAAAAAGGCCATTATAGACATGTTTCTGTCGTTATACGACACAAACGTACTCGACAGGAGATTGTACACAGGATGGGGTATGCGCGGGTTACGTGACTGGTTCTATGACTGGTATAGTGCACATCTCGTTTCGTGTATTTTATTGGATACCAACGAGCATATTACATACATAACAAAGGCGTTCGGTGTTTCGGTTAAAAAATTCATTCGCGTGCCGGTATCGGCGAACCCAGAGATTTTTAGACCATTACCAATGCCACCTCACACAAATTTCGTTGTTGGGTTTACGGGGATGTTCTCACCGCTCCACGGTGCACAGTATATTATTGAAGCGGCTAAAATTTTGCGCGAACACGCTGATATTACATTCACGCTCGTTGGTTCTGGCCAAGATGAGAAAAACATATTCAAGCTTATACAGAAATATAAGCTTGAATCTTCAGTTAACTGCTTACCAGCTGTCCCCCAAGAACAACTACCGCGTATTATTGCGGGGTTCGATATTTGCCTCGGAATATTCGGTGCTTCAGAAAAAGCAGCTCGAGTGATTCCAAATAAGTTTTACCAGTACGCGGCGATGCAAAAACCTATTATCACCGCAAACACGCCGGCGCTACAGGAGTATTTTGTCGATAATCAACACTACCTCGGTTGCCGAGCAGCAGACGGCAAGGATTTGGCCGAAAAGATATTGAAACTCTATTCGGATAGAGGATTTTCTGGAACCATTTCAAAAAATGTTTATGAGTATTACTGTAAGAATTTGCAGCCAAAATCAATAGTGAACGAGCTGATCGCAAGCCTTTCGAAACATGAGATATAA